The Pelodiscus sinensis isolate JC-2024 chromosome 13, ASM4963464v1, whole genome shotgun sequence genome includes a region encoding these proteins:
- the EDA2R gene encoding tumor necrosis factor receptor superfamily member 27 — protein MECQESEYLDEHRKCVPCRECGPGLELSKECGYGEGRDALCSACPPRRFKDSWGHHGCKPCVSCLLINRVQKSNCTATSNGDCGECLPGFYRKTRIGGLQDLECIPCTKQTPSSEPQCSSRTALVPSQNATFLALTSSVPVIIVLVLLALAIIFGKRFWKSQCQRVFLKTHNFSAQRVMFQASAMPSRFPCDEQMSSPCCLGVENLSPCSRQAEGPVEPVQFISDGEAIGLHIPALQPNAQVIAVSSSPKFQLARSILETQPLIRNSESSDCSAGGCSSSDARHDPAGFTEAPTPLSSCASEMQPKWPHAPVECTELDLQRFSTQVEFPGTKTQEDVEKQAAQRHTDELTLEVPVSGAPEITQSELVLQAARGSLSSFQNPVAESGEQAVSSSHLVPLCVRTTATMGLAQGEGIAERLRAQTLLPLNRFRPRTGW, from the exons ATGGAATGCCAAGAGAGTGAGTATCTGGATGAACACAGGAAGTGTGTTCCCTGTAGGGAGTGTGGCCCCGGACTGGAACTTTCCAAG GAGTGTGGCTATGGCGAAGGAAGAGATGCactgtgctctgcttgccctcccAGGAGGTTTAAGGACAGCTGGGGGCATCATGGTTGCAAACCTTGTGTTTCCTGCCTCCTCATTAACCGAGTCCAGAAATCCAACTGCACTGCCACTTCTAATGGCGACTGTGGGGAATGTCTGCCAGG GTTTTACAGGAAAACCCGGATTGGCGGGCTGCAGGATCTGGAATGCATCCCCTGCACAAAGCAGACCCCTTCCTCTGAGCCTCAAT GCAGCTCCAGGACTGCCCTGGTGCCCTCCCAAAATGCCACCTTCCTAGCGCTAACCAGCAGTGTACCGGTCATCATTGTGTTGGTGCTGCTGGCACTCGCCATCATCTTCGGCAAGCGCTTCTGGAAGAGCCAGTGTCAGCGAG TATTTCTGAAGACTCATAATTTCTCGGCTCAGAGGGTGATGTTCCAGGCCTCAGCCATGCCAAGCAGATTTCCCTGTGACGAACAGATGTCTAGTCCCTGCTGCTTGGGTGTGGAGAACCTGAGCCCTTGCTCCAGACAAGCAGAAG GTCCTGTTGAGCCAGTTCAGTTCATTTCGGATGGTGAAGCCATAGGCCTGCacatccctgctctccagcccaATGCGCAGGTGATAGCCGTCAGCTCCAGTCCTAAATTCCAGCTGGCAAGGAGCATCTTGGAGACCCAACCCCTGATAAGAAACTCAGAGAGCAGCGACTGTTCTGCAGGTGGCTGTTCATCCTCAGATGCCCGGCATGACCCAGCTGGATTCACAGAGGCCCCGACTCCTCTCTCATCATGTGCCTCCGAGATGCAGCCCAAGTGGCCCCATGCCCCAGTGGAGTGCACCGAGCTAGACCTGCAGAGATTCTCCACCCAAGTTGAGTTCCCAGGTACCAAAAcccaggaggatgtggagaagcaGGCGGCTCAGAGACACACAGATGAGCTAACCCTTGAAGTGCCTGTGAGCGGTGCCCCTGAGATAACACAAAGTGAACTTGTTCTGCAAGCTGCAAGGGGATCATTGTCATCCTTCCAAAATCCCGTTGCTGAAAGTGGGGAACAGGCTGTAAGTTCTTCCCATCTTGTCCCCCTCTGTGTAAGAACAACAGCTACTATGGGCCTCGCACAGGGAGAGGGGATAgcagagaggctcagggcacaAACCCTTTTACCCCTGAACAGGTTCAGACCCAGAACTGGCTGGTAG